The DNA window ACGTCGATTTCTCCTACGAGGTGGCCCGCTCTCTGGCGGCCTGCGAGGGAGCGATCCTGATGATCGACGCGGCGCAGGGCGTTGAGGCCCAGACGATGGCGAACCTGCATCTGGCGATGAACCAGAACCTCACCATCATCCCGGTACTCAACAAGATCGACCTGCCGGCGGCCGACGTCGACAAATGCAAGCAGCAACTCGAAGACATCCTCGCGATTCCGGCGGAGGAGGCGATTCCGGCCTCGGCGAAGAATGGAATCGGCATCGAGGATATTCTCGAAGCCGTGGTCGCGCGGGTTCCGGCACCGACCGAGAATCCGGACAAGCTGCTTCGGGCGACGGTGTTCGACTCGGTCTATGACGCCTTCCGGGGAGTGATTTCCTACGTGCGGGTGTTCTCGGGCAAAATCCAGAAGCGCCAGAGGGTGAAGCTTTTCGCGACCGGCAAGACTTATGAGGTCAAGGAGATCGGGGTGTTCACGCCGAAGATGACCCAGCGCGACGAGCTGGTGGCGGGAGATGTCGGATACGTCATCTGCAACATGAAGTCGGCCGACGAGGCGAAGATCGGCGACACGCTGACCGACTCGACCCATCCGTGCTCCGAGCCGCTGCCGGGCTACAAGGAGATCCAGCCGATGGTGTTCTCCGGGATTTATCCGGTCGACAGCTCCGACTACGAGGGGCTGAAGATGGCGATGGGCAAGCTGCAGATCAACGACGCGGCCTTTACCTACATGTCGGAAAGCTCGACGGCGCTCGGGTTCGGTTTCCGCTGCGGATTCCTCGGCCTACTGCACATGGAAATCATCCAGGAGCGGTTGCGGCGCGAGTTCAACATGGACGTCATTTCGACCTATCCGTCGGTCATCTACAAGGTGACGAGGACCGATGGCGAGGAGATGATCGTCGACAATCCGTCCTTCCTTCCCGAGCCGCAGGAGATCCAGGAGATCCGCGAGCCGATGGTGAGGATCTTCATCATGATTCCCGGTGAGTTCATCGGCGACATCATGGCGCTGGTGATGGAGAAGCGCGGCGACGTGACGCACACCGAAACGATCGACGAAACCCGGGTCATGCTGACCTGCGAGGTTCCGCTTTCCGAGATTCTCGTCGACTTCAACGACCGTATGAAGTCGATGACCCGCGGCTATGGCTCGATGGATTACGAGCACTGCGGCTACCGGCCCGCCAAGATGGTCAAGATGGACATGCTGATCGCCGGCGAGCCGGTGGAGGCATTCTCGACCATCGTCCACCGCGACAAGGCGGAGAGCTACGGTCGCGCGCTGGCGATCCGGTTGAAGGACGTCATTCCGCAGCAGCTCTTCGTCGTCGCGATCCAGGCCTGCATCGGCGGCAAGATCATTGCCTCCGAGCGCATTTCCGCGATGCGCAAGAACGTGACCGCCAAGTGCTACGGCGGTGATATCACCCGGAAGCGCAAGCTGCTTGAGAAGCAGAAGAAGGGTAAGGAGAAGATGAAGGCCTTCGGCAAGGTGAGCATTCCCCAGGAGGCGTTCATCAAGGTGCTGAAGTCCGGAGACTGAGCGCCGGATGGGGCGTGGCGGGGTGCAAGCTGCATCCGGGCCGTTACGATCTGCACCTTTGGTGGGATCGGGTGTGTCAACGGCGCATTTTTTCGCATCTGGGCGGCTGGATGGTTCTCAGTCGGTTGTGATGGAAATTTGGGCCGTCCGCCGTCGCGGAACGGGTCTTGCGATGAGTGAGATGTCCTTGGCGGGAGGTTCGCTTCCGTCCGGGCCGAACCAGAACCAAACGCAATGATGAAGACTCGAAACACACTTCTTACTCTCGCCCTCGCGACAGCCATTCCCGCGGCTCTTGCCGACGAGAAGCCGAGCGAGAACACGACCGGCAATCCTGCCCAGTCCACCGGACCGGCCACGGAGAAGGTCGAAACTCCGAATCCGACCGACCAACCGACCGGCGCCCGCGAGGTGCGCAAGGGTGGTGCTCCGGGCAAGTCGGTGTATCAGACCAAGCGCGACACGGTCGATGCTGACGGCACCATCGCCGAGGCCCTCCGTGACGCGGAAAACTTCACGATCCTGAAGAAGGCGATCGAGGCCGCAGGTCTTGAAGACACGCTCGATTCCGAAGGACCGTTCACGGTGTTCGCACCGACCGACGAAGCCTTTGAGAAGATCCCGACCGAAACGCTCGACGAGTGGCTGAAGCCGGAAAACAAGGAGCAACTCCGTGCGGTGCTTCTCGGCCATGTTGCCACCGGCGAATTGAATTCGAACGCGATCAGTGCCGGACAAGTGACTTCCGCCAACAGCGACAAGCTCACCCTCACCGTCGGTGACGGCAAGGTGATGGTGAACGAAGCCATGGTCACCAAGACCGACATCGACGTCAGCAATGGCGTGATCCACGCGATCGACACCGTGATCATCCCTGAAGAGGAATAATTTCTTCTATCGTCGTCTGCGAATCAGACGAAGTGACGCCCGCATCTCCGCGTGAGGTGCGGGCGTTTCGTATACCCGCATGGCGCGAAACAGGGGTTCGTAGTTCCGCCTTTAGGCGGCTGCGGAGCCCACGAGGTGAAGCGGAGTCGGAAGACCGCCTGAAGGCGGAACTACGAACCACCGGAGCGGGCCGTCAGATGGAGAGTAGGGCCTTGGCGTGGCGGAGTTCGGTGTCGAAGTCCGGGCCCTTGAAGCGGTCGGGAACCAGCGCGGGGTAGCTGCTGGTTGAGGCGGCGATGATCGACTGTGCCGCGCGCTTGCCGACAATGCCTTTCGAGGCCGACCAGGTTTCAAGCACGTCGGTCGGCCGGATGTCCGGGTTGTCGCGACGCGCGCTCTTCACCTCCCGGATCAGGAAGTCGAGGTCACGGTTGGAATACCAACCGGTCGCTTCGACGACCTGATCCAACTCCTCGCCCTCAAGCTCGATGCCGCGTCGGTGGAACATCGCCTTGAAGAACTCCTTCCGCTCGTCGCCCTCGAGATCGAAGATCGGAATCTGCTTCGGCGCGCGGCTCAGGACGTCGGGGTCGAGCAGGTCGGGGCGGGTGGTCATCAGGCACCAGATGACCTTCGAGAGCAGCCCCTTGTCGGACATCATCTTGATGATATTCGCCATTAGCCGCTTCTCGGTCTCGTGGGTGTCACCGGAATGGATGCTGCCGAAGGCGGCGTGGGCCTCATCGACGAGGATCGCGACCTTGCCGTAGATCTCGACGTAGCGCCGGACCATTTCGAAAAGCCGGTCGGTGCCGCCGAAGTCGGACGAGCGGATTTGCGAAAGCTCGATGACGATCCGCCCCGAGTCGGCGGCGTGGGCCTCGACGTTGAAAGTCTTGCCGACGCCATTCGGTCCCGAGACGACGAAGGCGGAGATCGCGGTGTCCGGGTCCTCGCAATCGCGGAAGATCCGTTTGATGGCATCGCGCGGCCCTTGGTAGCCGCACAGGTCGGCGTCGCCGTGGCGCGGGCGCTTGATCGTCACGACGCCGTCGAGCTGCGCCTTGAGCAATTCGTTGAGCAGTTCGTTCACGGCGTCGCGCGTGACCGGCTTGCCGGAGCGGGCCGACTCCTCGATGAGCGAGGAAATCGCGTTGAGTCCGAGGCCGGCTGACTCTTCGACGAAGTCATCGATCCCGTTTTCGAACTCGGGCGCGACCGACTCCGATTCCTTTTCCATCTCGGCGCTGCG is part of the Haloferula helveola genome and encodes:
- the lepA gene encoding translation elongation factor 4 gives rise to the protein MSTELTRNFSIIAHIDHGKTTLSDRLLEFTQTISERQKQDQLLDAMDLEREKGITIKSHPVAMEYKAQDGKTYRLNLLDTPGHVDFSYEVARSLAACEGAILMIDAAQGVEAQTMANLHLAMNQNLTIIPVLNKIDLPAADVDKCKQQLEDILAIPAEEAIPASAKNGIGIEDILEAVVARVPAPTENPDKLLRATVFDSVYDAFRGVISYVRVFSGKIQKRQRVKLFATGKTYEVKEIGVFTPKMTQRDELVAGDVGYVICNMKSADEAKIGDTLTDSTHPCSEPLPGYKEIQPMVFSGIYPVDSSDYEGLKMAMGKLQINDAAFTYMSESSTALGFGFRCGFLGLLHMEIIQERLRREFNMDVISTYPSVIYKVTRTDGEEMIVDNPSFLPEPQEIQEIREPMVRIFIMIPGEFIGDIMALVMEKRGDVTHTETIDETRVMLTCEVPLSEILVDFNDRMKSMTRGYGSMDYEHCGYRPAKMVKMDMLIAGEPVEAFSTIVHRDKAESYGRALAIRLKDVIPQQLFVVAIQACIGGKIIASERISAMRKNVTAKCYGGDITRKRKLLEKQKKGKEKMKAFGKVSIPQEAFIKVLKSGD
- a CDS encoding fasciclin domain-containing protein, whose amino-acid sequence is MMKTRNTLLTLALATAIPAALADEKPSENTTGNPAQSTGPATEKVETPNPTDQPTGAREVRKGGAPGKSVYQTKRDTVDADGTIAEALRDAENFTILKKAIEAAGLEDTLDSEGPFTVFAPTDEAFEKIPTETLDEWLKPENKEQLRAVLLGHVATGELNSNAISAGQVTSANSDKLTLTVGDGKVMVNEAMVTKTDIDVSNGVIHAIDTVIIPEEE
- a CDS encoding AAA family ATPase, with the translated sequence MDTADTKPLAPGPTPPFMEALVDGVKHRGKRVFVLTGDVMGIFPDRERPDYSPLEDRLCQSFGEKFTMVRLDLALGVGFYDSDQRRSLFEAIGWAGGMRPMRDNGDTLGGLIDLGSEIVNRHLRGRAEPKKAPAPPTPEQLLDRTRQRPGAALVLLRELTELARAAQERGEFVRPLCTIVRLAGAFFPPGEFGKLSELDRNRLATLLSWLSDLGYHAGGHVTILVADTRAELNSRIYSLPSSQVVEVGFPDEATRRHFVRFRSAEMEKESESVAPEFENGIDDFVEESAGLGLNAISSLIEESARSGKPVTRDAVNELLNELLKAQLDGVVTIKRPRHGDADLCGYQGPRDAIKRIFRDCEDPDTAISAFVVSGPNGVGKTFNVEAHAADSGRIVIELSQIRSSDFGGTDRLFEMVRRYVEIYGKVAILVDEAHAAFGSIHSGDTHETEKRLMANIIKMMSDKGLLSKVIWCLMTTRPDLLDPDVLSRAPKQIPIFDLEGDERKEFFKAMFHRRGIELEGEELDQVVEATGWYSNRDLDFLIREVKSARRDNPDIRPTDVLETWSASKGIVGKRAAQSIIAASTSSYPALVPDRFKGPDFDTELRHAKALLSI